One Engystomops pustulosus chromosome 11, aEngPut4.maternal, whole genome shotgun sequence DNA window includes the following coding sequences:
- the LOC140105647 gene encoding trypsin-like yields the protein MGYISQLFRLHLHSGSISTMKFLLICVLLGAAAAFEDDDKIVGGYTCTKNSVPYIASLNSGYHFCGGALINNLWVVSAAHCYKSSLQVRLGEHNIATSEGTEQFINSAKVIRHGSYNSRTLDNDIMLIKLASAATLNSYVKAVSLASGCAAAGTSCLISGWGNTLSSGTSMPNLLQCLNAPILTSAQCSNAYPGEITGNMICVGYLEGGKDSCQGDSGGPVVCNGQLQGIVSWGYGCALRNYPGVYTKACNYNAWISSTVSAN from the exons ATGGGGTATATAAGTCAGTTGTTTAGGCTCCATCTTCATTCCGGATCGATTTCCACCATGAAGTTCCTCCTGATCTGTGTGCTCCTCGGAGCAGCTG CTGCTTTTGAGGATGACGATAAGATCGTCGGAGGTTACACCTGCACCAAGAACTCTGTCCCCTACATTGCATCTCTGAACTCCGGCTACCACTTCTGTGGAGGAGCTCTGATCAACAACCTCTGGGTCGTCTCTGCTGCTCACTGCTACAAGTC GAGCCTTCAGGTCAGACTGGGAGAACACAACATCGCCACCAGTGAAGGTACCGAGCAGTTCATCAACTCCGCCAAGGTCATCAGACATGGAAGCTACAACTCCAGAACCCTGGACAATGACATCATGTTGATCAAGTTGGCCTCTGCCGCCACCCTCAACTCTTACGTCAAGGCTGTGTCTCTTGCCTCTGGCTGTGCCGCCGCCGGCACCAGCTGTCTGATCTCCGGATGGGGCAACACTCTGAGCAGTGGAA CCAGCATGCCCAACCTCCTCCAGTGCCTGAACGCCCCCATCCTGACCTCTGCCCAGTGTAGCAACGCCTACCCCGGAGAGATCACCGGCAACATGATCTGTGTTGGATACCTGGAAGGTGGCAAGGATTCCTGCCAG ggtgactctggtggACCCGTGGTGTGCAATGGACAGCTCCAGGGTATTGTCTCCTGGGGATATGGCTGTGCCCTCAGGAACTATCCTGGTGTCTACACCAAGGCCTGCAACTACAACGCCTGGATCTCCAGCACCGTTTCTGCCAACTAA